One region of Calditrichota bacterium genomic DNA includes:
- a CDS encoding four helix bundle protein, whose amino-acid sequence MSRNIRNYDVFKLSHEMVLKIYEVTKSFPKEERYGLTSQLRRAAYSIPMNLIEGGAKNSEGEFRRFVDIAVGSCAEVEYQLELCFDLKYLSESLFRPLGANYSSIGKMLNRLYQKLR is encoded by the coding sequence ATGTCTCGCAATATTAGAAACTATGATGTTTTCAAACTATCCCATGAAATGGTTCTGAAAATTTATGAAGTGACAAAATCGTTTCCCAAAGAAGAAAGATATGGTTTAACATCTCAATTACGGCGAGCGGCGTATTCTATTCCGATGAATTTGATTGAGGGCGGCGCTAAAAATAGCGAGGGGGAATTTAGAAGATTTGTCGATATTGCCGTCGGCTCGTGCGCCGAAGTTGAATATCAATTAGAGCTGTGTTTTGATTTAAAGTATTTGTCAGAGTCGCTTTTTAGGCCATTAGGCGCAAACTATAGTTCTATTGGGAAAATGCTGAATAGACTTTATCAGAAATTGCGGTAG